A single genomic interval of Suncus etruscus isolate mSunEtr1 chromosome 10, mSunEtr1.pri.cur, whole genome shotgun sequence harbors:
- the LOC126020619 gene encoding translationally-controlled tumor protein, with the protein MIIYRDLISRDEMFSDIYKITEIADGLCLEVEGKMVSRTELSVDDSLIGGNASAEGPEGEGTENTVISGVDIVMNHRLQETTFTKEAYKKYIKDYMKSIKGKLEEQKPERVKPFMTGAAEQIKHILANFKNYQFFIGENMNPDGMVALLDYREDGVTPYMIFFKDGLEMEKC; encoded by the coding sequence ATGATCATCTACCGAGACCTCATCAGCCGTGACGAGATGTTCTCCGACATCTACAAGATCACGGAAATCGCGGACGGCCTGTGCCTGGAGGTGGAGGGGAAGATGGTCAGTCGGACAGAGTTGTCAGTCGACGACTCGCTCATTGGTGGCAATGCCTCCGCCGAAGGTCCCGAGGGCGAAGGAACCGAAAACACAGTGATCTCCGGTGTTGACATCGTCATGAACCATCGCTTGCAGGAAACCACTTTCACCAAGGAAGCTTACAAGAAGTACATCAAAGATTACATGAAATCAATTAAAGGCAAACTTGAAGAACAGAAACCAGAAAGAGTAAAACCCTTTATGACTGGGGCTGCAGAACAAATCAAGCACATCCTTGCTAATTTCAAAAACTACCAGTTCTTTATTGGAGAGAACATGAATCCAGATGGTATGGTTGCTCTGCTGGACTACCGTGAGGATGGTGTGACCCCatatatgattttctttaaagatggtttagaaatggaaaaatgttaa